The DNA window GGCAATGTGCTGGGGGGCATTTGGTCGAATGTCGGCAACAGTACCTATGACATCCAGCGCGCCGTTGGCGGCCAGCAGCACGACAATGCTTTTGCCGAAGCGGTCGAAGAAGCCAAGCAGCACTTTCATCAATGCACACGGTGCGGTCACTGGGTCTGTCCCGATGTGTGCTGGAATGCCGCCGCCAATCTTTGCGAAGGCTGCGCGCCGAATTACGAAGAGGAGTTTGCCGCGCAACACGCTGCGGCCAAGGCTGAAGCGGCGCGCCAGCAACTTTACAACCGCGCCCAACAAACTGATTACGCATCACAAACCGAGATGAGCGCGGGGCATGTTTACGGAGCGCCCGCGCGTCCGGCAGTCAATCCGGTCACTAATGCCGCCAACGCGCCCTCAATCATCGGCGTGTCTTGCATGCAATGCGGCACGACTTCCAACAGCAAGTTCTGCCCGGAATGCGGGACGCCGATGAACGCCAAGCTGTCGTGCAAGGCTTGCGGAACTGAGATGGAAGGGAAGCCGAAGTTTTGCAAAGAGTGCGGGGCGAAGATTGAGTATCAGTCGTAATCCGCGATAACCGCGATAAGAGGGCATTGCGCCGCAGATGAACGCCAATAAGCAGATTTATTCGCTTCTCTCAGCGTTTAGCTGCGGCAGCGTTGGAAACTATTCCGCCGGTGGCTGCCATTTGGGGTGATTGCCATCGGCCAGCCGTTTTGTTTGGCCGTTCGTGTCGGAGAGCACGATCTCACTGCCATCGTCATAGG is part of the Acidobacteriota bacterium genome and encodes:
- a CDS encoding zinc ribbon domain-containing protein, producing MALIRFTANHQDLSTDRGYQFKFFCDKCNNGYMTRFQTSMTGIAGDIMRGVGNVLGGIWSNVGNSTYDIQRAVGGQQHDNAFAEAVEEAKQHFHQCTRCGHWVCPDVCWNAAANLCEGCAPNYEEEFAAQHAAAKAEAARQQLYNRAQQTDYASQTEMSAGHVYGAPARPAVNPVTNAANAPSIIGVSCMQCGTTSNSKFCPECGTPMNAKLSCKACGTEMEGKPKFCKECGAKIEYQS